A stretch of Kaistella flava (ex Peng et al. 2021) DNA encodes these proteins:
- a CDS encoding pyruvate decarboxylase: MKQIYLIRTHFTILLLLTAYCALPAQSVLLNREAKIYKVLYFNPEVFPDIEEIKEPTYSAFFSALSDHLSTSKSSKLLRVDYDIPYEDSEKNMIAEFCENNNAQYAVVPKVKYFKVGFGKYVFSNQVIVSMKVYNAEGDLLAETSYDTYKKNGRLLGSAENSIKIGTDGALKNINKILRKKYRLTVDATTQFEMFPEENFSYN; encoded by the coding sequence ATGAAACAAATTTATTTAATTAGAACACACTTTACAATACTATTGCTGTTAACAGCTTACTGTGCGCTCCCAGCACAAAGTGTGCTATTAAATAGAGAAGCAAAAATCTATAAAGTTCTATATTTTAATCCCGAAGTTTTTCCTGATATCGAAGAAATAAAAGAGCCAACTTATTCTGCTTTTTTCTCAGCATTGTCAGATCATTTGAGTACTTCTAAAAGTAGTAAATTACTCCGTGTTGATTATGATATTCCTTACGAAGACTCAGAAAAAAACATGATTGCAGAGTTTTGTGAAAACAATAATGCGCAATATGCGGTAGTGCCGAAAGTGAAATATTTTAAGGTTGGGTTTGGGAAATATGTTTTTTCGAATCAGGTAATTGTAAGCATGAAAGTTTACAATGCGGAAGGTGATTTACTTGCCGAAACTTCTTATGATACATACAAAAAGAACGGTCGACTTCTTGGTTCTGCCGAAAACTCCATCAAAATCGGAACAGACGGTGCGCTGAAAAACATCAATAAAATTCTTCGTAAAAAATACCGTTTAACGGTTGATGCTACCACACAATTCGAGATGTTTCCGGAGGAGAATTTTTCTTATAATTAA
- a CDS encoding AarF/UbiB family protein has protein sequence MFDKQQRKLKRSAKLISIFSKYGFKDILARMNLAKNNEPSVDENEIVLTNSVYERIRMTLEELGPTFVKLGQAFSSREDLLPTDLILELQKLQDKVEEVDLNLEEILEQEFNISPYEHFKEIQKKPVATASIAQVYKAILNDGSEVILKVKKPNVQEIIQDDLLLIHDLIKVISTYSDIGVRFNLKSAISTFEKSLLEEISLTNEKNNIQQFALNFKNNKETYVPKVYEEFCSNNILCMEFIDGLKITDKEALLENEINPVKISEVGLRLFVSQILDYGFFHADPHAGNILITKDGKVVFIDFGAVGKIQPNDKEILEQLIVAFVSKNAAKIVKNLKKMAVSYEIPDEKEFQNDVEEVLNFVHHTSLQNIDVPKLVGKMIHTLKNNRLNMPDYLYLLLKGISLIEGVGRSINPNLDIVKSLRPFTKKIIFNKISPEKLVKSGSQKLLNLIDNVEEIPKELRSLLEKLDENKFTITSEIKDLEKTHQLIKSSIVNLVLTLVLCSNIIATAILWNSERALHMGDITLLIILSVIFSVVLAIVLFLRLLKR, from the coding sequence ATGTTCGATAAACAACAGAGAAAACTGAAACGTTCCGCAAAATTGATTTCCATTTTTAGTAAATATGGATTCAAAGATATTTTAGCCAGAATGAATCTCGCCAAAAATAATGAACCTTCCGTTGATGAAAATGAAATCGTTTTGACTAATTCTGTTTACGAAAGAATTAGAATGACTTTAGAGGAATTGGGACCAACTTTTGTGAAATTAGGTCAGGCATTTTCCAGCCGTGAAGATTTGCTACCGACGGACTTAATTCTGGAATTGCAGAAACTTCAGGATAAAGTGGAAGAAGTTGATTTGAATCTGGAAGAGATTTTAGAGCAGGAATTCAATATTTCACCTTATGAACATTTTAAAGAGATTCAGAAAAAGCCAGTCGCCACAGCGTCGATTGCGCAAGTTTATAAAGCTATTTTAAATGACGGTTCCGAAGTAATTCTAAAAGTTAAAAAACCAAATGTTCAGGAAATTATTCAGGATGATTTATTGTTGATTCACGATTTGATAAAAGTGATTTCAACGTATTCTGATATTGGAGTGAGATTCAATTTAAAGAGTGCAATTTCTACTTTTGAAAAATCTTTGCTGGAAGAAATTTCATTAACCAACGAAAAGAATAATATTCAACAGTTCGCCTTAAACTTTAAAAATAATAAGGAAACGTATGTTCCGAAAGTCTATGAGGAGTTTTGCAGCAATAATATTCTTTGCATGGAATTTATTGATGGCTTAAAAATCACCGATAAAGAAGCACTTTTAGAAAACGAAATAAATCCAGTGAAAATTTCGGAAGTTGGTTTACGGCTTTTTGTTTCACAAATTCTAGATTACGGATTTTTTCACGCCGATCCGCACGCGGGAAATATTCTAATAACGAAAGATGGGAAAGTTGTTTTCATTGATTTCGGTGCAGTAGGAAAAATTCAACCCAATGATAAAGAAATTCTGGAACAATTAATCGTTGCTTTTGTATCAAAGAATGCTGCTAAGATTGTTAAAAATTTGAAGAAAATGGCAGTGAGTTATGAGATTCCCGATGAAAAGGAGTTTCAAAATGATGTAGAAGAGGTACTTAATTTCGTTCATCATACTTCTTTGCAAAATATCGACGTTCCGAAATTGGTTGGTAAAATGATACACACTTTAAAAAATAACCGACTGAATATGCCGGACTATTTATACTTGCTTTTGAAAGGTATTAGTTTAATTGAAGGCGTCGGAAGAAGTATTAATCCTAATTTGGATATTGTAAAAAGTCTGCGGCCTTTCACTAAAAAAATCATCTTTAATAAAATTTCTCCTGAAAAACTAGTCAAATCTGGATCTCAGAAACTATTGAATCTAATTGATAATGTGGAGGAAATACCGAAAGAATTACGCTCACTTCTTGAAAAATTAGACGAGAATAAATTTACTATTACCAGCGAAATAAAAGATCTTGAAAAGACGCATCAATTAATTAAATCGAGTATTGTTAATCTGGTTTTAACACTGGTTTTATGCTCCAATATTATTGCCACTGCGATTCTTTGGAATTCTGAAAGAGCATTACATATGGGAGACATTACGCTTTTGATTATCTTAAGTGTTATATTTTCAGTTGTTCTGGCGATTGTTCTTTTTTTAAGATTATTAAAAAGATAA
- the rpsO gene encoding 30S ribosomal protein S15, with product MYLTTDTKKEIFAKHGKSDADTGSAEGQVALFTFRINHLSGHLKKNHKDYATERSLVLLVGKRKALLDYLKKKDITRYRAIIAELGLRK from the coding sequence ATGTACTTAACAACTGACACGAAGAAAGAAATCTTCGCAAAACATGGAAAGTCTGACGCAGACACAGGAAGCGCAGAAGGACAAGTAGCCCTTTTTACTTTCAGAATTAACCACCTTTCAGGTCACCTGAAAAAGAACCACAAAGATTACGCAACTGAGCGTTCTTTGGTACTTTTAGTAGGTAAAAGAAAAGCGCTTTTAGATTATCTTAAGAAAAAAGATATTACTAGATATAGAGCTATTATCGCTGAATTAGGATTAAGAAAATAA
- the purD gene encoding phosphoribosylamine--glycine ligase yields MKILIVGNGARESAIALKLNSDKRISKLYFAKGNATTDSLGQNVYEDSIEGLRDFAIKERIDLTIVGPEAPLVGGIVDEFKKHNLKIFGPRKRTAELEGSKAFSKKFMQTHNIKTAKAKVFEAYQDAIDYVRTQEFPLVIKASGLAGGKGVVIAEDLAEAEMTIHQFMIERIFGDAGIQLVIEEYLKGFEASIIAFSNGDKLFPCIPVKDYKKAGSGDTGPNTGGMGSVAPSPEFTEAHQKDFDENILKPTLVGLHASNIRFKGFIFFGLMVTANGTYLLEYNMRLGDPETQVIMALLENNLYDVIMDCIEGNDIELKFSDKKAVCLVMCSGGYPRQIETGFEIRNTEKVTSQLLFAGARVKGNQILTTGGRVLSLVATGDTFEEARKEVYKDADLIHYDYEYYRDDIGKF; encoded by the coding sequence ATGAAAATATTAATAGTAGGAAACGGCGCCAGAGAATCTGCGATCGCTTTAAAGCTCAACAGCGATAAAAGGATTTCTAAATTATATTTCGCCAAAGGAAATGCAACTACAGATTCATTGGGTCAGAATGTATATGAAGACAGCATCGAAGGGTTAAGAGACTTCGCCATCAAAGAAAGAATAGATTTAACCATCGTCGGTCCGGAAGCACCTTTAGTGGGTGGGATTGTAGATGAATTTAAAAAACATAATCTTAAGATTTTTGGTCCAAGAAAAAGAACGGCAGAATTAGAAGGAAGCAAAGCGTTTTCCAAAAAATTCATGCAGACTCATAATATCAAAACTGCAAAAGCAAAAGTATTTGAAGCCTATCAAGACGCGATTGATTACGTAAGAACGCAGGAGTTTCCTCTAGTAATTAAAGCCAGCGGACTTGCGGGCGGAAAAGGCGTTGTGATTGCTGAAGATTTAGCCGAAGCTGAAATGACTATTCACCAATTTATGATCGAAAGAATATTTGGTGATGCCGGAATTCAATTGGTCATCGAAGAATATTTAAAAGGTTTTGAAGCCTCCATTATCGCCTTTTCAAATGGCGATAAATTGTTCCCATGTATTCCAGTGAAGGATTATAAAAAAGCAGGCTCAGGTGATACAGGACCGAATACTGGTGGAATGGGAAGCGTTGCGCCAAGTCCGGAATTTACGGAAGCCCATCAAAAAGATTTTGACGAAAATATCTTAAAACCGACGTTAGTAGGACTTCATGCTTCGAATATCCGGTTCAAAGGTTTTATCTTTTTCGGTTTAATGGTGACGGCAAACGGAACCTATTTGCTGGAATATAACATGAGATTAGGCGACCCGGAAACGCAGGTAATTATGGCTTTGCTGGAAAATAATCTGTACGATGTCATCATGGATTGCATAGAAGGAAACGATATCGAACTGAAATTCAGCGACAAAAAAGCGGTGTGTTTGGTAATGTGTTCCGGCGGTTATCCACGTCAAATCGAGACAGGTTTTGAAATCAGAAATACAGAAAAAGTGACCAGTCAACTTCTTTTTGCCGGCGCGAGAGTCAAAGGAAATCAGATTTTAACCACTGGCGGACGTGTTTTAAGTTTGGTTGCCACTGGCGATACTTTCGAAGAAGCGCGCAAAGAAGTGTATAAAGATGCAGATCTTATTCACTATGATTACGAATATTACAGAGACGACATCGGCAAGTTTTAA
- a CDS encoding DEAD/DEAH box helicase, with protein sequence MEKMTFADFDLPEKILDVLADSNLFEPTPIQLKTLSPILSGRDVMGIAQTGTGKTLAYLLPVLKTWKYNKTGNPTVLILVPTRELVVQVAGIVENLTKNITARVIGIYGGKNIKTQKLLFADGCDILVGTPGRVMDLAIDNAISLKEVQKLIIDEFDEMLNLGFKAQLTHIFQMMKEKRQNILFSATMTEAVDALLYEYFSGPMEISLAKSGTPLEKIEQIGYKVENFNTKINLLEHLLKTDEEFSKVLIFCNNKKHADLLYTKIEELFPDQFDVIHSNKSQNYRLNAMRSFEKQQVRGLITTDIMARGLDISDITHVINFEIPEVPEQYIHRIGRTGRADKNGIAVSFVTKNEDTQLLDIEILMDKSVIMKDFPIEVKINPVKIASEKDEVVMKNAHTVKLEEGGGAFHEKKDKNKKENWGGPHARKIPKKIGANRAQEKAKSKAKRKK encoded by the coding sequence ATGGAAAAAATGACCTTTGCCGATTTCGATCTTCCCGAAAAAATTCTTGATGTTTTAGCGGATTCTAATTTATTTGAACCGACACCGATTCAATTAAAAACTTTGAGCCCGATTCTTTCAGGTAGAGATGTGATGGGAATTGCACAAACCGGTACCGGAAAAACTTTGGCATATCTACTTCCAGTTCTCAAAACCTGGAAATATAATAAGACTGGAAATCCAACTGTTCTTATCCTTGTTCCAACGCGTGAACTGGTTGTTCAGGTTGCTGGAATTGTTGAGAATTTAACTAAAAACATTACCGCCAGAGTAATCGGAATCTACGGTGGAAAAAATATTAAAACTCAAAAATTACTTTTTGCTGACGGTTGCGATATTTTAGTCGGAACTCCTGGTAGAGTAATGGATTTGGCGATTGACAATGCAATTTCTTTAAAAGAAGTTCAGAAATTAATCATCGATGAATTTGATGAAATGCTGAATTTAGGCTTCAAAGCTCAGTTGACGCATATTTTCCAAATGATGAAAGAGAAAAGACAGAATATTCTTTTTTCTGCAACCATGACAGAAGCAGTTGATGCTTTATTATATGAGTATTTCTCCGGGCCAATGGAAATTTCCCTGGCAAAGTCAGGAACGCCATTAGAAAAAATTGAACAAATTGGTTATAAGGTTGAAAACTTTAATACCAAAATAAATCTCCTTGAACATTTATTAAAAACAGACGAAGAATTTTCGAAAGTTCTTATTTTCTGTAATAATAAGAAACACGCTGATTTATTGTATACCAAGATCGAAGAATTATTCCCGGATCAATTCGATGTGATTCACTCTAATAAATCGCAGAATTATCGTTTGAATGCGATGCGAAGTTTTGAGAAACAGCAAGTTCGTGGTTTGATTACGACGGATATTATGGCGCGTGGTTTAGATATCTCAGATATTACCCACGTTATCAATTTCGAAATTCCTGAAGTTCCGGAACAGTATATCCACAGAATTGGCCGTACTGGTCGTGCAGATAAAAATGGTATTGCCGTTTCTTTCGTTACTAAAAATGAAGATACGCAGCTATTGGATATTGAAATTTTAATGGACAAGTCGGTAATCATGAAAGATTTCCCTATTGAAGTTAAAATTAATCCAGTAAAAATCGCTTCTGAAAAAGATGAGGTGGTGATGAAAAATGCACACACTGTAAAATTAGAAGAAGGTGGTGGCGCATTTCACGAGAAAAAAGACAAGAACAAAAAAGAAAACTGGGGCGGTCCTCATGCGAGAAAAATTCCAAAGAAAATTGGAGCCAACCGAGCACAGGAAAAAGCGAAATCAAAAGCCAAGAGAAAGAAATAA
- the purH gene encoding bifunctional phosphoribosylaminoimidazolecarboxamide formyltransferase/IMP cyclohydrolase, whose amino-acid sequence MSKKRALISVSDKSGLVDFAKFLEANNYELISTGGTFKHLKEAGLNPIQIDEVTDFPEMLDGRVKTLHPKVHGGLLAVRSNEEHMNTVKEHEIGLIDMVVVNLYPFFAHANTDISLEDKVEFIDIGGPSMLRSGAKNFQSVAVITNVEDYALVQKEIEESGETSLETRKKLAGKVFNLTSAYDAAIAQMLLDEDYPQYLNASYQKVSDLRYGENPHQTAAYYTSTTENGAMKDFEILGGKELSFNNLRDMDLCWKVVNEFKDEMACCAVKHSTPCGVAIGTTAVETYKKTFECDPVSIFGGIIGMNFKVDLATAEELSKTFLEIVMAPDFDEDALEFLKKKKNLRIIKIKNPVTDQQTWVKIDGGMLVQDNDNQFSDDIKTVTVFKPTTEQEKALLFAQRVVKYVKSNAIVVSNGFQALGIGGGQVNRIWATEHAVERAKLKFDGDLVLASDAFFPFRDVVDFCAKEGIKAIIQPGGSMRDEDSIEAANEHGIPMMFSGMRHFLH is encoded by the coding sequence AAGCAAACAATTACGAATTAATTTCCACAGGTGGAACTTTTAAGCATTTAAAAGAAGCTGGTTTAAATCCAATTCAAATTGATGAAGTAACTGATTTCCCAGAAATGTTGGATGGACGTGTAAAAACGTTGCATCCAAAAGTTCATGGCGGATTGCTTGCCGTTCGTTCTAATGAAGAACACATGAATACGGTGAAAGAACACGAAATCGGATTAATCGATATGGTTGTTGTGAACTTGTATCCGTTTTTCGCTCATGCAAATACCGATATTTCATTAGAAGATAAAGTAGAATTCATCGATATTGGTGGACCTTCAATGTTGCGTTCCGGTGCGAAGAATTTTCAGTCAGTTGCCGTAATTACCAATGTTGAAGATTACGCTTTGGTTCAAAAAGAAATCGAAGAATCTGGCGAAACATCTTTAGAGACGAGAAAAAAATTAGCCGGAAAAGTATTTAATCTAACTTCAGCTTATGATGCAGCCATTGCGCAAATGCTTTTAGATGAAGATTATCCACAATACCTAAACGCTTCTTATCAAAAAGTTTCAGATCTAAGATATGGCGAAAATCCACATCAAACTGCAGCGTATTACACTTCAACAACCGAAAACGGTGCAATGAAAGATTTCGAAATTTTAGGTGGAAAAGAACTTTCTTTCAATAATCTTCGCGATATGGATTTATGCTGGAAAGTCGTAAACGAATTCAAAGACGAAATGGCTTGTTGCGCCGTAAAACATTCTACACCTTGCGGAGTTGCCATCGGAACAACAGCAGTAGAAACCTACAAGAAAACATTTGAATGTGATCCAGTTTCCATCTTTGGTGGAATTATTGGAATGAACTTTAAAGTAGATTTAGCCACGGCTGAAGAATTGAGTAAAACATTTTTAGAAATTGTAATGGCGCCGGATTTCGATGAGGATGCTTTAGAGTTTTTGAAAAAGAAAAAAAATCTGCGAATCATTAAAATTAAAAATCCAGTGACCGATCAGCAAACTTGGGTGAAAATTGATGGTGGAATGTTAGTCCAAGATAATGACAATCAGTTTTCTGATGATATTAAAACTGTTACCGTTTTTAAACCAACAACAGAACAGGAAAAAGCGTTATTATTCGCTCAACGTGTTGTAAAATATGTGAAGTCAAATGCGATTGTTGTTTCCAATGGATTCCAGGCTTTAGGAATTGGCGGCGGTCAGGTGAACAGAATCTGGGCAACCGAACATGCTGTAGAAAGAGCAAAACTTAAATTCGACGGCGATTTAGTTTTAGCTTCAGATGCCTTTTTCCCTTTCAGAGATGTGGTTGACTTTTGTGCGAAGGAAGGCATCAAGGCAATTATCCAACCAGGCGGAAGTATGCGTGACGAAGATAGCATCGAAGCAGCCAACGAACATGGAATTCCAATGATGTTTTCTGGAATGAGACACTTTTTGCATTGA
- the guaA gene encoding glutamine-hydrolyzing GMP synthase codes for MQNGIIILDFGSQYNQLIGRRIREMGVYSEVLPFNTPLAEILEREPSGIILSGGPSSVNAENAHLVDKALFEQDIPVLGICYGMQLTTHLLGGKVRKGEKGEYGKAKLEIQKSNQFLSGVSRFSTVWMSHFDEVETLPEGFVINGMTDVISAISNEAKKIYCVQFHPEVSHTEEGTRMMENFVFNVCKSPKNWKLTNYIDETIADIKERVGDQKVILGLSGGVDSSVAAVLIHKAIGDQLQCIFVDTGLLRKDEGKKVMENYGEHFNLKIKMIDASERFLSKLAGVSDPEEKRKAIGNEFVAVFDEESKKIEGAKFLAQGTIYPDVIESQSVKGPSSVIKSHHNVGGLPEEMDFELLEPLRELFKDEVRKVGEELGIPHHLVHRHPFPGPGLGIRILGAVDEEKVRILQEADDIFIEELYKNDLYDKVSQAFVVLLPVKSVGVMGDERTYEYTAVVRSANTTDFMTATWSRLPYEFLDTISNRIINEVRGINRVAYDISSKPPATIEWE; via the coding sequence ATGCAAAACGGAATTATCATCCTCGATTTTGGATCACAATACAATCAACTCATCGGACGAAGAATCCGCGAAATGGGCGTTTACTCAGAAGTCCTTCCTTTCAATACTCCTTTAGCAGAAATCTTAGAGCGCGAACCATCCGGAATTATTCTTTCTGGTGGACCAAGTTCTGTAAATGCAGAAAATGCACACTTAGTTGATAAAGCACTTTTTGAACAAGACATTCCTGTCCTTGGGATTTGTTATGGAATGCAATTAACAACTCACTTGTTAGGCGGAAAAGTAAGAAAAGGAGAAAAAGGAGAATATGGAAAAGCAAAATTAGAAATTCAGAAATCGAATCAGTTTCTATCTGGCGTAAGTCGTTTTTCTACCGTTTGGATGAGCCATTTCGATGAAGTAGAAACACTTCCGGAAGGGTTTGTCATCAACGGAATGACGGATGTTATTTCTGCGATTTCAAATGAAGCTAAGAAAATCTACTGCGTCCAATTCCACCCAGAAGTTTCTCACACTGAAGAAGGAACCAGAATGATGGAGAACTTTGTATTCAATGTGTGTAAATCACCAAAAAACTGGAAACTCACTAATTATATCGACGAAACAATCGCTGATATTAAAGAAAGAGTAGGCGATCAAAAAGTAATCCTCGGACTTTCTGGAGGCGTTGATTCTTCTGTAGCTGCTGTTTTAATTCATAAGGCGATTGGTGATCAGTTGCAATGTATCTTCGTAGATACCGGACTTTTAAGAAAAGACGAAGGCAAAAAAGTAATGGAAAATTACGGCGAACATTTCAACTTAAAAATTAAAATGATTGATGCTTCCGAAAGATTCCTATCCAAATTGGCTGGCGTTTCAGATCCGGAAGAAAAAAGAAAAGCGATCGGAAACGAATTCGTTGCGGTTTTCGATGAAGAATCTAAGAAAATCGAAGGTGCTAAATTTTTAGCACAAGGAACAATTTACCCAGATGTGATTGAAAGTCAGTCTGTAAAAGGACCTTCTTCTGTCATTAAATCTCACCACAATGTAGGCGGACTTCCAGAAGAAATGGATTTCGAATTGCTTGAACCTTTGCGTGAACTCTTTAAAGATGAGGTTCGCAAAGTAGGAGAGGAACTCGGTATTCCACATCATTTGGTTCACCGTCATCCGTTCCCGGGACCTGGATTAGGAATCAGAATTCTTGGAGCAGTCGATGAAGAGAAAGTAAGAATCTTACAGGAAGCCGATGATATTTTCATCGAAGAATTATACAAGAATGATTTATACGATAAAGTTTCTCAGGCGTTCGTCGTTTTACTTCCAGTGAAATCTGTAGGCGTAATGGGCGACGAAAGAACATATGAATACACAGCGGTTGTACGTTCAGCGAATACGACTGATTTCATGACCGCAACCTGGAGCAGACTTCCGTACGAATTTTTGGATACCATTTCCAATAGAATTATCAATGAAGTTCGCGGGATTAACCGTGTTGCTTATGATATCTCAAGTAAACCACCGGCAACGATCGAGTGGGAATAA